A genomic window from Candidatus Pelagisphaera phototrophica includes:
- a CDS encoding TolC family protein produces MIHSNFVNQKVVGRFFRIAALMGAISFSSGIAIGEMLTVEECIQIALNKNFDIRISQNTTRRAAQDVEIANAEFEPSFGITTSDSFNTQVRSGDRLDGAAQPQSNAQSTRATVSKDFISGGTLSLSTRLNRRFSNSTNSTINPSYNASTTLSIRQPLLSGYGPAVAKARKRLSLLSLEQSKYDFQATVLRIINDTEVAYHSLAFAQEQLEVRRAALELAETLLGENKMKMETGIATSLDVLQAEVGVANATDRLLRAEKSLEDARDNLLTILGEDSLINKEVIVEAPDVANPLAPDLENTFSKVIDNAPRYLTLLNQRIKREVELRRAKRNRLPSLNLNGAYSLTGLESNLKGAYDDVTERESFNWQWSLSLDIPWGLNEKKANYIKAQIQLDTEDARASREKQRLFRDTRIAVRNVTTAIDGISIKELATNLSAEEFEMEKAKFDAGLSTGRRVLEAQQRMDESKVDELQAKIDLLNGYSNLRELDGASLDRYGIQFE; encoded by the coding sequence ATGATACATTCCAACTTTGTTAATCAAAAGGTCGTGGGACGATTTTTCAGGATCGCGGCCTTAATGGGAGCTATTTCGTTCAGTTCCGGCATAGCTATTGGTGAAATGCTAACAGTCGAAGAGTGCATCCAAATCGCCCTCAACAAGAATTTTGATATTCGAATTAGCCAAAACACGACTAGAAGAGCCGCACAAGACGTAGAAATTGCCAACGCCGAGTTTGAGCCCTCCTTTGGTATTACCACTTCCGATAGCTTTAATACCCAAGTTCGATCTGGCGACAGACTCGACGGTGCTGCCCAGCCTCAATCCAATGCCCAAAGCACGCGAGCCACCGTCTCCAAAGATTTTATCAGTGGAGGAACGCTCTCGCTGAGCACACGACTAAATCGAAGATTCTCTAATTCAACCAATAGCACGATCAACCCAAGCTACAACGCGAGCACTACTCTCAGTATTCGCCAGCCATTGCTCAGCGGCTATGGGCCGGCAGTCGCCAAAGCGAGAAAAAGGCTTTCTCTTCTGTCACTTGAACAATCAAAATACGACTTTCAAGCAACCGTTCTAAGAATTATCAACGACACGGAAGTCGCGTATCACTCACTCGCTTTTGCACAAGAGCAACTGGAGGTACGTCGGGCAGCCCTCGAACTAGCTGAAACCCTTTTAGGGGAAAACAAGATGAAGATGGAAACTGGAATCGCAACCAGTCTCGATGTTCTGCAAGCGGAGGTCGGTGTTGCCAATGCTACCGATCGCCTGTTGCGAGCCGAGAAGTCGCTAGAGGACGCTAGGGACAACTTGCTTACCATCCTCGGTGAGGACTCACTGATTAACAAGGAAGTCATCGTAGAGGCACCGGACGTTGCTAATCCTCTAGCCCCAGATTTGGAAAATACATTCTCCAAGGTCATTGATAATGCCCCTCGCTATCTCACACTTCTAAACCAAAGAATCAAAAGGGAAGTTGAACTTAGACGCGCCAAAAGAAATCGGCTTCCCTCCCTTAACTTAAACGGGGCCTATTCCCTAACCGGACTTGAAAGCAATCTCAAAGGGGCCTACGACGATGTCACCGAGAGGGAGAGCTTTAATTGGCAGTGGTCGCTATCCCTAGACATTCCCTGGGGCTTAAATGAGAAAAAGGCCAATTACATCAAAGCCCAAATACAGCTGGACACGGAAGACGCACGCGCCTCTCGCGAGAAGCAACGCCTTTTTCGGGACACTCGAATCGCAGTTCGAAACGTAACCACAGCAATCGATGGAATTAGTATTAAGGAATTAGCTACAAACTTAAGCGCTGAGGAATTCGAAATGGAGAAGGCTAAGTTCGACGCGGGCCTTAGCACTGGAAGACGGGTTCTTGAAGCCCAACAAAGGATGGACGAGTCCAAGGTTGACGAGCTCCAGGCGAAGATCGATCTTCTCAATGGCTACTCCAACCTTAGGGAGCTAGATGGTGCATCCCTCGACCGATACGGAATTCAGTTTGAGTAA